The following proteins are co-located in the Halorussus caseinilyticus genome:
- a CDS encoding mycofactocin-coupled SDR family oxidoreductase: MAEYDFDGRVAFVTGGARGQGRSHALRYAENGADVACADICETTDESAYELGDETELDETVRKVEDRGQSALGVQMDVADEREVEAGVERAVSEFGRIDFLANNAGVAPVSGLMELDEQTWDHALDVNLKGRWLCAKHVGQHMIDRGEGGRIVNTPSTAGMVASPGLGHYTAAKHGVLGLTKTLAMELAPHDVTVNAVCPTAVDTPTTGGIVESIGEEMAEVAEQSGPDNVLGEIVQPEDVSAAFVWLSSDDARFVTGIALPVAAGATAI, from the coding sequence ATGGCGGAGTACGATTTCGACGGCCGGGTCGCGTTCGTGACGGGTGGCGCGCGCGGGCAGGGTCGCTCGCACGCCCTGCGGTACGCCGAGAACGGCGCGGACGTGGCGTGTGCCGACATCTGCGAGACGACCGACGAATCGGCCTACGAACTCGGCGACGAGACCGAACTGGACGAGACGGTCCGGAAGGTCGAAGACCGCGGCCAGTCGGCGCTCGGCGTCCAGATGGACGTGGCAGACGAGAGGGAAGTCGAGGCGGGCGTCGAACGTGCCGTCTCGGAGTTCGGCCGCATCGACTTCCTCGCCAACAACGCCGGGGTCGCGCCCGTCTCGGGCCTGATGGAGTTAGACGAACAGACGTGGGACCACGCGCTCGACGTGAATTTGAAGGGGAGGTGGCTCTGCGCGAAACACGTCGGCCAGCACATGATAGACCGCGGCGAGGGCGGGCGCATCGTCAACACCCCTTCGACCGCCGGGATGGTCGCCTCGCCGGGTCTGGGCCACTACACCGCCGCGAAGCACGGCGTCCTCGGTCTGACCAAGACGCTGGCGATGGAGTTGGCTCCGCACGACGTGACGGTCAACGCGGTGTGTCCGACCGCCGTGGACACGCCGACGACCGGCGGCATCGTCGAATCCATCGGCGAGGAGATGGCCGAAGTCGCCGAGCAGTCCGGCCCGGACAACGTGTTGGGCGAAATCGTCCAACCCGAGGACGTGAGCGCGGCGTTCGTGTGGCTGTCGAGCGACGACGCCCGCTTCGTCACCGGCATCGCGCTCCCGGTGGCCGCGGGCGCGACGGCAATCTGA
- a CDS encoding AI-2E family transporter, with product MNWNDFIDRDRNRIAWWLYLLALALGVVYVGYSFVGMFVLGVFLYYASRPICERVGAHVDRDGVAAALTLLGIVTPILVVVGYVLVAGLRDAASLSGTPGSILAPLLNVESLSTNQQDLVNTLLNNPQQVQSVDTGRIRQLANAVLSALGAVVGLAVLLSLSFGFAFFLLRDDDRIAAWFRDEIAPKGTTGHAYAHAVDDELETVFYGNVLFVFTMAILSAVVYYGFNFVAPPALTIPFAVLLALLTGVASLVPLVVGKIVYVPLVGYLAWVAAGQGGPAMIYPIGLLVVSFLVLDILPQTFLQPYISGNQIHMGVMMFAYILGPMLFGWYGFFLLPLFFVLVIQAVRIVVTDLIHGEELTPDVDAAPSLGKRDLGQSGEDDGDESASTSS from the coding sequence GTGAACTGGAACGACTTCATCGACCGCGACCGGAACCGCATCGCGTGGTGGCTCTACCTGCTCGCGCTCGCCCTCGGCGTGGTCTACGTCGGCTACTCCTTCGTCGGGATGTTCGTACTCGGCGTGTTCCTCTACTACGCCTCGCGGCCAATCTGCGAGCGCGTCGGCGCACACGTCGATAGGGACGGCGTGGCGGCGGCGCTGACGCTGTTAGGTATCGTGACTCCCATCCTCGTCGTCGTCGGCTACGTCCTCGTGGCGGGCCTCCGAGACGCCGCCTCGCTGTCGGGGACGCCGGGGAGTATCCTCGCGCCGCTGTTGAACGTCGAGAGTCTGAGTACGAACCAGCAGGACCTCGTGAACACGCTGTTGAACAACCCCCAGCAGGTCCAGTCGGTCGATACCGGCCGGATTCGCCAGTTGGCGAACGCCGTCCTGTCGGCGCTCGGGGCGGTGGTGGGGCTTGCCGTCCTGCTATCGCTGTCGTTCGGGTTCGCGTTCTTCCTCCTGCGGGACGACGACCGAATCGCGGCGTGGTTCCGCGACGAGATAGCGCCGAAGGGGACGACGGGCCACGCCTACGCCCACGCCGTGGACGACGAACTAGAGACGGTGTTCTACGGCAACGTCCTGTTCGTGTTCACGATGGCGATTCTGTCGGCGGTCGTCTACTACGGGTTCAACTTCGTCGCGCCGCCCGCGCTGACCATCCCGTTCGCCGTCCTGCTGGCGCTGTTGACCGGGGTCGCCAGTCTCGTCCCCCTCGTGGTCGGGAAAATCGTCTACGTCCCGCTGGTCGGGTACCTCGCGTGGGTCGCCGCGGGACAGGGCGGCCCGGCGATGATTTACCCTATCGGCCTGCTGGTGGTTTCGTTTCTCGTACTCGACATCCTTCCACAGACGTTCCTCCAGCCCTACATCTCGGGCAACCAGATTCACATGGGCGTCATGATGTTCGCGTACATCCTCGGCCCGATGCTGTTCGGGTGGTACGGCTTCTTCCTGCTCCCGCTGTTTTTCGTGCTGGTGATTCAGGCGGTCCGCATCGTCGTGACCGACCTGATTCACGGCGAGGAACTCACGCCCGACGTGGACGCCGCCCCGTCGCTCGGCAAGCGCGACTTGGGTCAGAGCGGCGAGGACGACGGCGACGAGTCGGCGTCAACGTCGTCGTGA